From a single Fusobacterium pseudoperiodonticum genomic region:
- a CDS encoding VWA domain-containing protein, producing the protein MEIKVNRRRRNFDISSENERKKLIEKLLIEHINEFPFFINLLISVFDIKDVEDNHKDELAYTKANFENQRIEIYINFKKIEKYQLIVNNKENNFVFGNKEILFIIFHELLHHYLYHFTRFKENNLLINIITDYYANSICVELLNNQKSVDIFYIFKKILKIKIIDYDYISDLYYNIFKYSYDDFPEFFDLRHKWLEERLYELFLKKKEKTKISSLFSEWKKSLEQKKLADLDNHDIFYKESGKQITMEDNGDSENFQDKVQEIYNKISNFEIEYESSSKTYGKSEGAIYERKKENLKADYFLNILKLKRIITKSLNINVIKTYKTLNRKRQNEEIVFKGNKKINGSKLVVAIDVSGSITEDDLEKFINMLYGLNKKKKDYLFDIIYWSDNDIKENQTYYEDVKDIKEFAKKEIYSSGGTDISYLHSYFNKRYTEAIEVVNITDGCFYYDKNLNKNIVKYHFVLTKGTNKSFSSFYSEKRFSIISIKN; encoded by the coding sequence AAATTTTGATATCTCTTCTGAAAATGAAAGAAAAAAATTAATTGAAAAACTTCTTATTGAACATATAAATGAATTTCCATTTTTTATAAATCTCTTAATTTCAGTATTTGACATAAAAGATGTTGAAGATAATCATAAAGATGAATTAGCCTATACAAAGGCAAATTTTGAAAATCAAAGAATTGAAATTTATATTAATTTTAAAAAAATTGAAAAATATCAGTTAATAGTAAATAATAAAGAAAATAACTTTGTGTTTGGAAATAAAGAGATTCTATTTATAATTTTTCATGAATTATTACATCACTATCTTTATCATTTTACTAGATTTAAAGAAAATAACTTATTAATAAATATAATAACAGATTATTATGCTAATTCAATATGTGTAGAATTGCTAAATAATCAAAAAAGTGTAGATATTTTTTATATTTTTAAAAAAATTTTAAAAATAAAAATTATAGATTATGACTATATTTCTGATTTATATTATAATATTTTTAAATATAGTTATGATGATTTTCCAGAGTTTTTTGATTTGAGGCACAAGTGGTTAGAAGAAAGATTATATGAATTATTTTTAAAAAAGAAAGAAAAGACTAAAATAAGTTCTCTTTTTTCTGAATGGAAAAAAAGTTTAGAGCAAAAAAAATTAGCTGATTTAGATAATCATGATATTTTTTATAAAGAAAGTGGAAAACAAATTACAATGGAAGATAATGGAGATTCTGAAAATTTTCAAGATAAAGTTCAAGAAATCTATAATAAAATTAGTAATTTTGAAATAGAATATGAAAGTTCTTCCAAAACTTATGGAAAGTCAGAAGGAGCTATTTATGAGAGAAAAAAGGAAAATCTTAAAGCAGATTATTTTTTAAATATACTAAAGTTAAAAAGAATCATAACAAAGTCCTTAAATATTAATGTGATTAAAACTTATAAAACTTTAAATAGAAAAAGACAAAATGAAGAAATTGTATTTAAAGGAAATAAAAAAATTAATGGCAGTAAATTGGTAGTTGCTATTGATGTTTCAGGTTCTATTACTGAAGATGATTTAGAAAAATTTATAAATATGTTATATGGCTTAAATAAAAAGAAAAAGGATTATCTCTTTGATATTATCTACTGGAGTGATAATGATATTAAAGAAAATCAAACTTATTATGAGGATGTAAAAGATATTAAAGAGTTTGCAAAAAAAGAAATATATTCTAGTGGCGGAACAGATATTAGCTATCTTCATTCCTATTTTAATAAAAGATACACAGAAGCTATAGAAGTTGTAAATATAACAGATGGATGTTTTTATTATGATAAAAATTTAAATAAAAATATAGTGAAATATCATTTTGTTTTAACAAAAGGAACAAATAAATCTTTTTCATCATTTTATTCAGAAAAAAGATTTTCTATTATCAGTATAAAAAATTAA
- the tsaB gene encoding tRNA (adenosine(37)-N6)-threonylcarbamoyltransferase complex dimerization subunit type 1 TsaB, with amino-acid sequence MLLLGIDTSTKICTCSIYDSEAGVIAETSLSVKKNHSNIVMPIVDNLFKISDLNIKDIDKIAVAIGPGSFTGVRIALGIAKGLAMALNKGLVAVNELDILEAMASDNENEIIPLIDARKERVYYKYQGKCQDDYLINLLSSLDKNKKYVFVGDGAINYADILKENLGENAIIVPRYNSFPRASVLCELSLNREDANIYTVEPEYISKSRAEKNF; translated from the coding sequence ATGTTGCTTTTGGGAATTGATACATCTACAAAAATTTGTACTTGTTCTATATATGATAGTGAAGCAGGTGTCATAGCTGAGACAAGTTTATCAGTGAAAAAAAATCATTCAAATATAGTTATGCCAATAGTAGATAATCTATTTAAGATTTCAGATTTGAATATTAAAGATATAGATAAAATTGCAGTTGCAATAGGACCTGGTTCATTTACAGGAGTTAGAATAGCTTTAGGAATAGCTAAGGGTCTAGCTATGGCTCTTAATAAAGGGCTTGTTGCAGTGAATGAACTTGATATATTGGAAGCTATGGCAAGTGATAATGAAAATGAAATTATTCCTTTAATTGATGCTAGAAAAGAAAGAGTTTACTATAAATATCAAGGAAAATGTCAAGATGATTATTTAATTAATCTACTTTCAAGTCTTGATAAAAATAAAAAATATGTATTTGTTGGAGATGGAGCAATAAATTATGCAGATATCTTAAAAGAAAATTTAGGAGAAAATGCTATTATAGTTCCTAGATATAACTCTTTCCCTAGAGCTTCTGTTCTTTGTGAACTTTCTTTAAATAGGGAAGATGCTAATATTTACACAGTAGAACCAGAATATATTAGTAAGTCAAGAGCAGAGAAAAATTTTTAA
- the rfaE2 gene encoding D-glycero-beta-D-manno-heptose 1-phosphate adenylyltransferase, producing the protein MNINRKLATELVEEAKKNGKKVVFTNGCFDILHAGHVTYLTEAKRQGDILIVGVNSDTSVKRLKGETRPINSEYDRAFVLDALKSVDYTVIFEEDTPEELIACLKPSIHVKGGDYKKEDLPETKIVESYGGEVIILNFVEGKSTTNIIEKINKK; encoded by the coding sequence ATGAATATAAATAGAAAATTAGCTACAGAACTTGTAGAAGAAGCAAAAAAGAATGGAAAAAAAGTTGTATTTACTAATGGATGTTTTGATATCCTTCATGCAGGACATGTAACATATTTAACTGAAGCTAAAAGACAAGGGGATATACTTATTGTTGGAGTAAATTCAGATACTTCTGTAAAGAGATTAAAAGGAGAAACAAGACCTATCAATTCTGAATATGATAGAGCTTTTGTACTTGATGCTTTAAAATCAGTTGACTATACTGTTATTTTTGAAGAAGATACTCCTGAAGAATTAATAGCTTGTTTAAAGCCTTCTATTCATGTAAAGGGTGGAGATTACAAAAAAGAAGATTTACCTGAAACAAAAATTGTTGAAAGTTATGGTGGAGAAGTTATTATTTTAAACTTTGTTGAAGGGAAGTCTACAACAAACATAATAGAAAAAATTAATAAGAAATAA
- a CDS encoding RNA 2'-phosphotransferase, translating into MDNDVKLGKFISLILRHKPETIDLKLDENGWADTKELIEKISKSGREIDFTTLERIVNENNKKRYSFNEDKTKIRAVQGHSIEVNLELKEVVPPVVLYHGTAFKNLESIKKEGIKKMNRQHVHLSADLETAKNVATRHSSKYVILEIDTEAMLKENYKFYLSENKVWLTDFVPSKFIKF; encoded by the coding sequence ATGGATAATGATGTTAAACTAGGAAAATTTATTAGCCTTATTTTAAGACATAAACCAGAAACTATAGATTTAAAATTAGATGAAAATGGTTGGGCTGATACAAAAGAATTAATAGAAAAAATTAGTAAAAGTGGAAGAGAAATTGATTTTACAACATTGGAAAGAATTGTAAATGAAAACAATAAGAAAAGATATAGTTTTAACGAAGATAAAACTAAGATAAGAGCAGTTCAAGGACATTCTATTGAAGTAAATTTAGAGCTTAAAGAAGTTGTTCCACCAGTTGTTCTATATCATGGAACGGCTTTCAAAAATCTAGAAAGTATAAAAAAAGAAGGAATAAAAAAGATGAATAGACAACATGTTCATCTATCAGCAGATCTAGAGACAGCAAAGAATGTTGCCACAAGACATAGTTCAAAATATGTAATTCTTGAAATAGATACTGAAGCTATGTTAAAAGAAAACTATAAATTTTACTTATCAGAAAATAAAGTTTGGCTTACAGATTTTGTTCCAAGTAAATTTATAAAATTTTAG
- a CDS encoding ATP-binding protein — MERFILNDLIKWKNSKYRKPLILKGVRQVGKTWILKEFGNRYYENIAYFNFDENPEYKQFFQTTKDISRILQNLMLISGYKIVAEKTLIVFDEIQDALEVINSLKYFYENAPEYHIACAGSLLGITLAKPSSFPVGKVDFLNIYPMNFSEFLLANGDENLKLFLDSLNDIENIPDAFFNPLYEKLKMYYVTGGMPEAVYMWTQERDIELVRKTLNNILEAYERDFAKHPNIYEFPKISMIWKSIPSQLSKENKKFIYKVVKEGARAREYEDALQWLVNANLVTKVFKCSAPRIPLFSYDDLSAFKIYLVDVGLLTRLSQLSPSTFGEGNRLFTEFKGALTENYILQGLSPQFEVSPRYWSENNYEVDFIIQNENNIIPIEVKAETNIKSRSLQKFKEKFKDDIKLRVRFSFENLKLDDDLLNIPLFMVDYTEKIINIAMNKLKEKNNG, encoded by the coding sequence ATGGAAAGGTTTATCTTAAATGATTTAATTAAGTGGAAAAACTCAAAATACAGGAAACCTCTTATTTTAAAGGGAGTAAGACAGGTTGGAAAAACTTGGATATTAAAAGAGTTTGGAAATAGATACTATGAGAATATTGCTTATTTTAACTTTGATGAAAATCCTGAGTATAAGCAATTTTTTCAAACAACAAAAGATATAAGTAGAATATTGCAAAACCTAATGTTGATTAGTGGCTACAAAATTGTAGCTGAGAAAACATTAATTGTATTTGACGAAATTCAAGATGCACTAGAAGTAATAAATTCATTAAAGTATTTCTACGAGAATGCACCTGAATATCATATTGCTTGTGCAGGTTCTTTATTGGGAATTACTCTAGCTAAACCAAGTTCATTTCCAGTGGGGAAAGTTGATTTCTTAAATATTTATCCCATGAATTTTTCTGAATTTTTGTTAGCTAATGGAGATGAAAATTTAAAATTATTTTTAGATAGCTTAAATGATATAGAAAATATTCCAGATGCATTTTTCAATCCTCTATATGAAAAACTAAAGATGTACTATGTTACTGGTGGAATGCCAGAAGCTGTATATATGTGGACCCAAGAAAGAGATATAGAACTTGTTAGAAAAACTTTAAATAATATTTTAGAAGCCTATGAAAGAGATTTTGCAAAACATCCAAATATCTATGAGTTTCCTAAAATATCTATGATATGGAAATCAATTCCTTCTCAATTAAGTAAGGAGAATAAAAAATTTATCTATAAAGTAGTTAAAGAAGGGGCAAGAGCAAGAGAATATGAAGATGCTTTACAATGGTTAGTAAATGCAAATTTAGTAACAAAAGTTTTTAAATGTTCAGCACCAAGAATACCGTTGTTTTCATATGATGATTTATCAGCTTTTAAAATATATTTAGTTGATGTAGGTTTACTTACAAGATTATCACAATTATCTCCAAGTACTTTTGGAGAAGGAAATAGACTTTTTACTGAATTTAAAGGAGCATTAACTGAAAATTATATACTACAGGGATTGAGCCCACAATTTGAAGTCAGTCCTCGTTATTGGTCAGAAAATAATTATGAAGTAGATTTTATAATACAAAATGAGAATAATATTATTCCTATTGAAGTAAAAGCTGAAACTAATATAAAAAGTAGAAGTTTGCAAAAATTCAAAGAGAAGTTTAAAGATGATATTAAATTAAGAGTTAGATTTTCATTTGAAAATTTAAAACTAGATGATGATTTACTAAATATACCACTTTTTATGGTGGACTATACTGAGAAAATTATAAATATTGCAATGAACAAATTAAAGGAGAAAAATAATGGATAA
- a CDS encoding NUDIX hydrolase, protein MNKNRILLRERYFESAVMLCIANIDGKDCFILEKRAKNIRQAGEISFPGGKKDKTDKTFKETAIRETMEELQIKRNKISNVSKFGLLVAPLGVLIECYICKLNIENLDEINYNRDEVEKLLAVPIEFFMENEAIKGEVEICNKAKFDIKKYNFPKKYENDWRIPNRFVYIYMFEEEPIWGMTAEIICDFIKTLKKEGKVGFYEYK, encoded by the coding sequence ATGAATAAAAATAGAATTTTACTGAGAGAACGCTATTTTGAGAGTGCTGTTATGCTTTGTATAGCAAATATAGATGGAAAAGACTGTTTTATCTTAGAGAAAAGGGCAAAAAATATTAGACAGGCAGGAGAAATTTCTTTTCCAGGTGGAAAAAAAGATAAGACTGATAAGACTTTTAAAGAAACAGCTATAAGAGAAACTATGGAAGAACTACAGATAAAAAGAAATAAGATTTCAAATGTTAGTAAGTTTGGACTTTTAGTTGCACCTCTTGGAGTGTTAATTGAGTGCTATATATGTAAATTAAATATAGAAAATTTAGATGAAATCAATTATAATAGAGATGAAGTTGAAAAGTTGTTAGCAGTACCTATAGAATTTTTTATGGAAAATGAAGCAATTAAAGGAGAAGTAGAAATTTGTAATAAGGCAAAGTTTGATATAAAAAAATATAATTTCCCTAAAAAATATGAAAATGATTGGAGAATTCCTAATAGATTTGTCTATATCTATATGTTTGAGGAAGAACCAATTTGGGGTATGACGGCAGAAATAATTTGTGATTTCATAAAGACATTGAAAAAAGAAGGAAAGGTTGGTTTCTATGAATATAAATAG
- the tsaE gene encoding tRNA (adenosine(37)-N6)-threonylcarbamoyltransferase complex ATPase subunit type 1 TsaE, which translates to MEKVLTFSQIDELAKKLANYVEENTVIALIGDLGTGKTTFTKTFAKEFGVKENLKSPTFNYVLEYLSGRLPLYHFDVYRLCSSEEIYEIGYEDYINNGGVALIEWANIISEDLPKEYIRIEFKYAEKEDERIVDISYVGNKEKEEKFNVAFGN; encoded by the coding sequence ATGGAAAAAGTTTTGACTTTTAGTCAGATAGATGAATTAGCAAAAAAACTAGCTAACTATGTTGAAGAAAACACAGTTATTGCTTTAATAGGGGACTTAGGTACTGGTAAAACTACATTCACAAAAACTTTTGCTAAGGAATTTGGAGTTAAAGAAAATCTAAAAAGTCCAACATTTAACTATGTACTTGAATATCTATCAGGAAGATTACCTCTATATCACTTCGATGTCTATAGATTATGTAGTTCAGAAGAAATATATGAGATAGGCTATGAAGATTATATTAATAATGGAGGAGTTGCTCTAATTGAATGGGCTAATATAATATCAGAAGATTTACCTAAAGAATATATAAGAATTGAATTCAAATATGCAGAAAAAGAAGATGAAAGAATAGTTGATATCAGCTATGTAGGAAACAAAGAGAAGGAGGAAAAATTCAATGTTGCTTTTGGGAATTGA